One Paenibacillus sp. FSL H7-0737 DNA segment encodes these proteins:
- the pdxR gene encoding MocR-like pyridoxine biosynthesis transcription factor PdxR yields MMKVIRNDKRPIWQQLLDQAIHNITSGVWAPGELLIPTRELAHIVGVSRSTIQIVYEELLSRGYTVTSRRGGTRVSRWKQFNVSSTKEIETEGPTPPSLSLLDSAVDHLHDWFRGKEQLEVDIDFSPHEPYLDEQFQKSWRQSLLHASAEMDLSSWAYGNCYGYTPLREQIQRYLSLERGIHIQTNQILLTSGAQHSIDLIAQSLLADGDTVSVEDPGFPAAWMAMKYRRMNVVPIPVDEYGLVVEHIHPQSKLIFATPSHQCAVGVVMSEPRRQQLLHKAVQERFWIIEDDYDSEFRYRGEPLPTLFSQASNNTLYLMSFSKMIAPGIRISAIIGSVEAIAQLAKVQELTYRHLPIMDQLTLTHFIKNGHFMRHMRRVRNVYRRRHEVMTKAIMASGLGERFTLSGVETGLHMLLEAEESYDEETVTNLALQHGIRVYPLGPYCLDSKRKGWVLGFAKVDEASIEQGIHRLAEIIL; encoded by the coding sequence ATGATGAAAGTAATTCGTAATGATAAGAGACCGATCTGGCAGCAATTGCTTGATCAAGCAATTCATAATATTACTAGCGGAGTCTGGGCGCCAGGAGAATTACTAATCCCTACCCGCGAACTTGCTCACATCGTAGGTGTCTCACGCTCAACTATACAAATCGTCTATGAGGAATTGTTAAGTCGAGGTTATACAGTTACCTCTCGCCGAGGAGGAACGCGAGTTAGTAGATGGAAGCAATTCAATGTGTCATCAACGAAGGAAATAGAAACAGAGGGTCCCACACCTCCTTCACTCTCCTTGTTAGACTCAGCTGTTGATCATTTACATGACTGGTTCAGAGGTAAAGAACAGCTAGAAGTGGATATTGATTTCAGTCCTCATGAACCCTATTTGGATGAACAATTTCAAAAAAGCTGGCGGCAATCGCTGCTCCACGCATCTGCTGAAATGGATTTATCAAGCTGGGCTTACGGTAATTGCTACGGTTACACACCATTACGTGAGCAAATACAGCGTTATTTATCCCTTGAACGGGGCATACATATCCAAACTAATCAGATTCTGTTGACCTCAGGAGCTCAGCATAGTATCGATTTAATCGCACAGTCGCTTTTAGCTGATGGGGACACAGTTTCAGTAGAAGATCCAGGTTTCCCAGCTGCTTGGATGGCGATGAAATATCGACGAATGAATGTGGTACCTATTCCCGTTGATGAGTATGGTCTAGTGGTGGAGCATATTCACCCTCAATCCAAACTGATCTTTGCCACCCCTTCTCACCAGTGCGCAGTAGGGGTCGTTATGTCAGAGCCCCGTCGGCAACAATTGCTACATAAAGCGGTTCAAGAACGGTTTTGGATCATTGAAGACGATTATGATAGTGAATTCCGGTATCGTGGGGAGCCACTGCCAACGTTGTTTAGTCAGGCATCCAATAATACTTTGTATCTCATGAGTTTCTCTAAAATGATTGCTCCTGGCATTCGTATTTCGGCTATTATAGGTTCAGTCGAGGCAATTGCTCAACTAGCGAAGGTACAGGAACTGACTTACCGTCATCTTCCGATTATGGATCAGCTAACACTAACCCATTTCATTAAAAATGGTCATTTTATGCGGCATATGAGAAGAGTCAGAAATGTATATCGAAGAAGACACGAAGTCATGACAAAAGCTATTATGGCTAGTGGTTTAGGGGAGCGTTTTACACTCAGTGGAGTAGAAACAGGATTGCATATGTTACTTGAGGCTGAGGAATCATACGACGAAGAAACAGTGACAAATTTAGCCCTACAACATGGAATACGTGTTTACCCTCTTGGACCCTATTGTCTGGATAGCAAAAGAAAGGGATGGGTATTGGGGTTTGCAAAAGTAGATGAAGCATCAATTGAGCAGGGGATACATCGCCTTGCGGAGATAATCCTATAA
- a CDS encoding ABC transporter permease, which translates to MSISLKRVQAIFVKDYKEFSRNYAISIMLIFPIIIALIFKRAGASLPGASGFLFNSSFVLLTCFAQACLIAEEKERNTLRSLMMTPATTMDVLIGKSSLVFVMSAVVLAISTLLFGYEPANIWAFVAVIILSIILYTAAGTICGLFSKTLLEASLSILPVAFIFMGAPWGEVLAKDYPVFKVLDYMPSSQLVHLLGLSNTGYTTGDVLKPLLINLAWTVVLTVVSIILYQRRLKDE; encoded by the coding sequence ATGAGTATCTCATTAAAACGTGTCCAGGCGATATTTGTGAAGGATTACAAAGAGTTTTCTCGCAATTATGCGATCTCCATTATGTTGATTTTTCCAATTATTATCGCTCTGATTTTCAAGAGGGCAGGTGCGTCTTTACCTGGAGCCAGCGGTTTTCTTTTTAATAGTTCGTTTGTATTGCTAACATGTTTCGCACAAGCCTGCTTGATTGCGGAAGAGAAGGAGCGTAACACTTTACGGTCATTAATGATGACACCGGCTACGACCATGGATGTACTAATCGGCAAAAGCAGTTTGGTCTTTGTCATGTCTGCTGTTGTTCTCGCTATTTCTACATTATTATTTGGCTATGAGCCAGCTAATATATGGGCGTTTGTGGCAGTAATCATTCTTTCGATTATTCTGTACACTGCAGCCGGGACGATCTGCGGTTTATTCTCCAAGACGTTGCTTGAAGCCTCATTATCTATACTCCCTGTGGCGTTCATATTTATGGGGGCACCGTGGGGAGAAGTACTAGCGAAGGATTATCCGGTCTTCAAAGTGCTGGATTACATGCCAAGCAGTCAGCTTGTGCATCTGCTGGGTCTAAGCAATACAGGTTATACGACGGGCGATGTATTGAAACCTCTCCTCATTAATTTGGCATGGACGGTTGTGCTAACAGTAGTGTCTATCATTTTGTATCAGCGGCGGTTGAAGGACGAGTAA
- a CDS encoding helix-turn-helix domain-containing protein — translation MNVEIGKKIKTLRLQKEMTQEELAAKLNLSSQAVSKWENNVTMPDIQILPDLSVIFGVTIDELFALTDDTHLERIGNMISTEHFISEDDFNYAEQFLKGKLNDAQKKSSCLTLLAQLHIHRSDEHRELASHYAKDALLLAPDNKSNHNALRDAENGIIFDWNFSNHHKLITYYKNFVPNHPNYWQAYVWLMNYLIADGRCIEAKEILEQLNQIHPGHLYQKYGGLICKEEGDLSQALALWEQMTDLYPEDWLAWSSRGDCMAKLCRYDEAIEYYSKGYELQPSPKYTDAFEAISHIYIIKGEYDRSIEKHHEIIELLERDWKVTEGKTVDFYKREIENLKIMLNKQT, via the coding sequence ATGAATGTTGAGATAGGAAAAAAAATAAAGACACTTCGTTTACAAAAAGAAATGACTCAGGAAGAACTAGCAGCAAAACTGAATCTGTCATCCCAAGCAGTATCCAAGTGGGAAAACAATGTAACCATGCCTGATATTCAAATTCTCCCTGATTTATCCGTGATTTTTGGTGTTACAATTGATGAATTATTTGCATTAACCGATGATACCCATTTAGAACGAATTGGAAATATGATTAGTACTGAACATTTTATATCTGAAGACGACTTTAACTATGCTGAACAATTTTTAAAAGGAAAACTAAATGATGCGCAAAAAAAGTCCTCATGTCTCACCCTGCTAGCTCAGTTACACATTCATCGTTCAGATGAGCACCGTGAATTGGCTTCCCATTATGCCAAGGATGCACTGCTACTAGCCCCGGACAATAAAAGTAATCATAATGCTTTGCGAGATGCGGAGAATGGAATCATTTTTGATTGGAACTTTTCAAATCACCATAAACTCATTACGTATTATAAGAATTTCGTGCCGAATCACCCGAATTACTGGCAGGCTTATGTTTGGCTTATGAACTACTTAATCGCAGACGGCAGATGTATTGAAGCAAAAGAAATTCTGGAACAATTGAACCAAATCCATCCTGGTCATTTATATCAAAAATATGGAGGGCTGATATGCAAGGAAGAGGGCGACCTTTCTCAGGCGCTGGCTCTCTGGGAGCAAATGACTGATTTGTATCCTGAGGATTGGCTTGCATGGTCCTCCAGAGGAGACTGTATGGCTAAACTTTGCAGGTACGACGAAGCCATAGAATACTATTCCAAAGGTTACGAACTACAGCCAAGTCCAAAGTATACAGATGCATTTGAAGCCATTTCTCATATATATATAATAAAAGGGGAATATGATAGGTCTATTGAAAAGCATCACGAAATAATTGAGCTGCTAGAAAGGGACTGGAAAGTCACAGAGGGTAAGACCGTTGATTTTTATAAGAGAGAAATAGAAAATTTAAAGATAATGTTGAATAAACAAACCTAA
- a CDS encoding RNA polymerase sigma factor gives MEDQGIIHLYLQRSQQAILETKNKYGAYCRVIARNIISNFSDVEECENDTYLAAWNAIPPNLPRNFSVFLGRITRNIALDKYGYNTAKKRNREFEVILTELEECLASPDTVETEYEEGEIANLINQFLCGIDEQARNIFIGRYWYSYSIDELSMRFNMSSSKVKSILFRTRNKLRVHLDKEGVNL, from the coding sequence ATGGAAGACCAAGGAATAATCCACCTATACTTACAGCGTTCACAGCAAGCCATTTTAGAGACTAAAAATAAATATGGGGCTTACTGCAGAGTCATTGCAAGAAACATTATTTCAAATTTCTCGGATGTTGAAGAGTGTGAGAACGATACATACTTAGCGGCATGGAATGCGATACCGCCCAATCTGCCTAGGAATTTTTCGGTATTTTTAGGGAGGATCACCCGTAATATTGCGCTTGATAAGTATGGTTATAATACAGCGAAAAAGCGTAATCGTGAGTTTGAAGTCATTTTAACGGAACTAGAAGAATGTCTAGCTTCGCCTGATACTGTAGAAACAGAGTATGAAGAAGGTGAGATCGCAAACTTAATAAATCAATTTTTATGTGGCATAGATGAGCAAGCGAGAAACATATTTATTGGAAGGTACTGGTATTCCTATTCAATAGATGAGCTTTCTATGAGATTTAATATGAGTAGTAGTAAAGTGAAATCCATATTATTTAGGACAAGAAATAAACTTCGAGTTCATCTAGACAAAGAGGGGGTTAACCTATGA
- a CDS encoding NADP-dependent oxidoreductase: protein MKAMIIEKYGKSPLLMADIPTPSVVDYDVLAEIHAASINPIDFKVRDGKTRMLLKYDMPLVLGNDFSGIVTKVGNKVTKFKIGDAIYGRPRKNRIGTFAEYISIHEDDIALKPQNLSFEEAASIPLVGLTSYQALHDILQLSAGQKVLIQAGSGGVGTFAIQLAKAMGVYVATTTSDAGANLVKSLGADQIINYKTEQFDKVLQNYDGVFDTIGGETLEKAFKIVKPGGQIVSVSGLPNARFGVEYGSGFIKTSLFRLVTRKLTKLEKQYNVKYSFLFMKPSGRQLEIISELIEAGKIKPVIDQIFSFEEAQKAMEYSELGRAKGKIVLKIK, encoded by the coding sequence ATGAAAGCGATGATCATTGAAAAATATGGGAAAAGTCCTCTTCTAATGGCAGACATTCCAACACCTTCAGTAGTTGATTATGATGTGTTGGCAGAGATCCATGCGGCGAGTATTAATCCTATCGATTTCAAGGTGCGGGATGGCAAAACTCGTATGTTGTTGAAATACGATATGCCGCTTGTGTTAGGAAATGATTTTTCAGGTATAGTCACCAAAGTAGGAAACAAAGTAACTAAATTCAAAATAGGCGATGCAATATACGGACGGCCAAGAAAAAATAGAATTGGAACCTTCGCAGAATATATATCCATACATGAGGACGATATAGCCTTAAAGCCACAAAATCTTTCCTTTGAGGAAGCGGCGTCAATCCCATTAGTCGGGCTTACATCCTATCAAGCATTACATGATATATTACAGCTATCGGCAGGGCAAAAGGTATTGATTCAAGCTGGATCGGGCGGCGTTGGGACCTTTGCTATCCAGCTTGCTAAAGCGATGGGAGTTTATGTAGCTACAACTACTAGCGATGCTGGAGCTAATCTGGTCAAATCTCTTGGGGCCGATCAAATAATCAATTATAAAACAGAACAATTTGATAAGGTCTTACAAAATTATGATGGAGTATTCGATACGATTGGCGGAGAGACATTAGAGAAGGCTTTTAAAATAGTCAAACCAGGCGGACAAATTGTATCGGTTTCTGGGCTGCCTAATGCACGCTTCGGAGTTGAATATGGGTCTGGTTTTATAAAAACGAGTCTTTTTCGATTGGTTACCCGTAAGCTAACGAAATTAGAAAAGCAATATAATGTCAAATACAGCTTCTTGTTCATGAAACCTAGCGGCAGACAACTGGAGATCATTTCGGAGCTTATAGAAGCAGGGAAAATAAAGCCTGTAATTGATCAAATATTCTCTTTCGAAGAAGCTCAGAAGGCGATGGAGTATTCTGAATTGGGCAGGGCAAAAGGAAAGATCGTATTAAAGATAAAGTGA
- a CDS encoding RNA polymerase sigma factor — protein sequence MHINPIVVKAKAGDSEAFVQLMQEIELPLYRTARSLVNKDEDCADALQETMLKAFRSIHTLREPAFFKTWIFRILINECNKMIKNNARALPYGELPEVPSISKDYEKIEIWDAVQHLEENLRIVIHLHYLQDMPISQISDILEISTVAVKTRLHRARKKLKHSSQFNQEMELRHGKH from the coding sequence TTGCATATTAATCCTATTGTCGTCAAAGCCAAAGCTGGGGACTCTGAAGCATTCGTGCAGCTGATGCAAGAGATAGAGTTACCTCTGTATAGAACTGCAAGGTCCCTCGTCAACAAAGACGAGGATTGTGCAGATGCCCTGCAAGAGACGATGCTTAAAGCCTTTAGGTCCATCCATACACTCAGAGAGCCCGCTTTTTTCAAAACGTGGATCTTCCGGATTCTGATTAATGAATGCAACAAAATGATCAAAAACAACGCAAGAGCCCTCCCTTATGGAGAGCTTCCCGAAGTCCCTTCCATTTCCAAGGATTATGAGAAAATCGAAATATGGGATGCCGTTCAACATCTTGAGGAGAATCTACGGATTGTCATTCACCTTCATTACCTACAGGACATGCCGATCAGTCAAATTTCCGACATTCTCGAAATTTCTACGGTAGCCGTGAAGACCCGGCTGCATCGCGCCCGCAAAAAGCTAAAGCATTCATCTCAATTCAATCAAGAAATGGAGTTGCGACATGGTAAACACTAA
- a CDS encoding ABC transporter ATP-binding protein: MDVIQVERVRKRFGNKDALADVSFSIPKGEIFGFLGPSGSGKTTLIKILTAQLNPTSGQASVFNQPAEMMQQSAQKMRFGILTDNSGLYERLSIEENLELYRKLYDLPRSAVDKVLQFVNLSGERKKKVNLLSKGMRQRVMLACAIIHEPELLFLDEPTSALDPVNSAHIYKGLRYLNDKGTTIFLTTHDMAEAELICNRVAILYQGQIQTIGSPKDLKRQHRENVVFVELINGEAYELPIDEGTADQIADWMRRGLIDRLETKEPSLGDIFIKMTGSELL, translated from the coding sequence ATGGATGTTATCCAAGTAGAACGTGTCCGTAAGAGATTTGGAAATAAAGATGCGTTGGCAGATGTGTCTTTTTCAATTCCGAAAGGGGAAATTTTTGGTTTCCTCGGGCCGAGCGGTTCAGGAAAAACGACATTAATCAAGATTTTAACTGCGCAGTTAAATCCGACAAGTGGACAGGCAAGTGTATTTAACCAGCCAGCGGAGATGATGCAGCAGTCTGCACAGAAGATGCGCTTCGGCATTTTGACGGATAACAGTGGTCTATATGAAAGATTATCGATTGAGGAAAATTTGGAGCTGTATCGTAAGTTATATGATCTTCCCAGATCTGCGGTCGATAAGGTGCTGCAGTTTGTAAACTTAAGCGGAGAGCGCAAAAAGAAAGTCAATCTCTTATCGAAAGGGATGCGTCAGCGTGTCATGTTGGCCTGCGCGATTATCCATGAGCCCGAATTATTATTTCTAGATGAACCTACTTCGGCTTTAGATCCGGTAAACTCAGCACATATTTATAAAGGCTTACGCTACTTAAATGACAAAGGGACAACGATTTTTTTAACTACGCATGACATGGCTGAGGCAGAATTGATATGCAACCGCGTAGCGATTCTGTATCAGGGGCAAATCCAAACCATCGGTTCACCGAAGGATCTTAAACGACAGCACCGGGAGAACGTAGTTTTTGTTGAATTAATCAATGGGGAAGCTTACGAGCTCCCGATCGATGAGGGAACGGCTGATCAAATCGCGGATTGGATGAGACGAGGGTTAATTGACCGGTTAGAAACGAAAGAGCCAAGTCTAGGTGATATTTTTATTAAAATGACAGGAAGTGAGTTACTATGA
- a CDS encoding FlxA-like family protein has protein sequence MAAQTVSGISSVQTIAAYGGTQSDVSSLEKQRNRLMMELDKVNAAQGSEMQTPYRREQLQRQIRLLESQLVQKSGSSAAVNFVPASPLQDHLPLSRIEWKGGLKGIGLTDPRTATVNSEGHFDVLI, from the coding sequence ATGGCGGCACAGACAGTATCAGGCATCAGCTCCGTACAGACCATTGCGGCCTACGGCGGTACACAGAGTGATGTCAGTTCCCTGGAGAAACAGCGGAACCGGCTGATGATGGAACTGGATAAAGTGAATGCGGCACAAGGAAGTGAGATGCAGACTCCTTATCGCCGGGAGCAGCTGCAGCGGCAAATCCGGCTGCTGGAGTCCCAACTCGTACAGAAAAGCGGGAGTAGCGCCGCCGTAAATTTTGTACCGGCTTCTCCGCTTCAAGATCACCTCCCCCTCTCGCGGATTGAGTGGAAGGGAGGCCTCAAGGGCATTGGTCTGACCGATCCCCGGACGGCGACGGTGAACTCGGAGGGCCACTTCGACGTGTTAATTTAG
- a CDS encoding ArsR/SmtB family transcription factor: MCQKVFLAIGNETRQSIITVLMETTCTNGLRVGEITEKTHLSRPAVSHHLRILREAGIIMVREEGSKNYYFMDVRTKLGVLKNLINHLDEFMEQYY; this comes from the coding sequence ATGTGCCAGAAGGTCTTTTTAGCTATTGGTAATGAGACAAGACAATCTATTATTACTGTACTTATGGAGACTACCTGTACGAACGGGTTACGCGTAGGTGAGATTACTGAAAAAACACATCTATCACGACCTGCTGTTTCCCATCATCTAAGAATCTTAAGAGAAGCCGGAATTATAATGGTGAGGGAAGAAGGCTCTAAAAATTATTATTTTATGGACGTTAGAACAAAATTAGGAGTGTTAAAAAATCTTATAAACCATCTCGATGAATTTATGGAACAATATTATTAG
- a CDS encoding YetF domain-containing protein — protein sequence MTYGEILFRTATSFVALLVLTRLLGKKQVGHLTFFNYVTGITFGSTTAEIIVNRQITLLQGISSLVLWSLLAFSVALIGLRSVKAREILDGQPTILVKQGKILEEALAKQHLNIDDLSMLLRNKDVFSPEDVEFAILEPDGKLSVLIKEELLPATKKDIKVNVAPVHNIPTELIVDGKIVEKNLNKIDVSIVWLNQQLKKANIHSLDQVFYAELQLDGSLYIDKYQDINP from the coding sequence ATGACATATGGAGAAATTCTATTTCGTACGGCAACGTCTTTCGTTGCTCTACTCGTTTTGACGCGTCTTCTCGGTAAAAAACAAGTCGGACATCTAACGTTTTTCAATTATGTAACAGGGATCACCTTCGGCTCCACCACTGCGGAAATTATCGTCAACAGACAAATCACGCTGCTGCAAGGAATATCTAGCTTGGTCTTATGGTCACTCTTGGCGTTCAGCGTTGCATTGATCGGACTGCGCTCTGTCAAAGCACGTGAGATTCTCGACGGCCAACCTACGATTCTCGTCAAACAAGGCAAGATTCTGGAAGAGGCATTAGCTAAGCAGCACCTCAACATCGACGATTTAAGCATGTTGCTTCGGAATAAGGATGTCTTCTCACCCGAAGACGTCGAATTTGCAATTCTGGAACCTGACGGTAAACTTAGCGTGTTGATAAAAGAAGAACTGCTGCCAGCAACAAAAAAAGATATAAAAGTAAACGTTGCACCTGTTCACAATATCCCAACTGAGCTTATCGTTGATGGTAAAATCGTAGAAAAGAATCTTAATAAAATAGATGTCTCTATTGTCTGGCTCAACCAACAATTAAAGAAAGCTAACATTCATTCTTTAGATCAAGTATTTTACGCAGAGCTCCAATTGGACGGAAGTCTGTATATCGACAAATACCAGGATATAAATCCATAA
- a CDS encoding AraC family transcriptional regulator, whose protein sequence is MDLLANLNGALQYIEENLADDIDLKEAARLACCSEYHFSRMFSFLAGITLSEYIRRRRLTSAAFELQAGELRVMDVAVKYGYSSADAFSRAFQGLHGIPPSSVKLHGPSLKAYPRLTFQLTIQGGSAMNYRIIEKESFCIVGITRRVPIQFNGVNPEIASMWKSLTSDDIDQLKKLSNVEPQGLIQASMNFSEGRMEEKGELDHYVGVATTKECPENLTKLDVPAATWAVFEAVGPFPDTLQNVWGRIYSEWFPTANYELARGPEILWNESKDISSPTFRSEIWIPVLKK, encoded by the coding sequence ATGGATTTGCTTGCAAATCTGAACGGGGCTCTACAATACATTGAAGAGAATCTTGCTGATGATATAGACCTGAAGGAAGCGGCGAGGTTGGCTTGTTGTTCCGAATATCATTTTTCTAGAATGTTCTCATTTCTTGCAGGCATCACGCTATCAGAATACATCCGTCGGAGACGCCTGACATCTGCGGCATTTGAGCTTCAAGCTGGAGAATTAAGAGTTATGGATGTGGCGGTGAAATATGGATATAGCTCAGCAGACGCATTTTCTAGAGCTTTCCAAGGCTTGCACGGTATTCCGCCCTCTTCGGTAAAGTTGCATGGCCCCTCATTAAAAGCCTATCCGCGCTTGACCTTTCAATTAACGATTCAAGGGGGAAGTGCAATGAACTATCGTATCATTGAAAAAGAGTCATTCTGTATCGTAGGGATTACGAGAAGGGTACCTATCCAATTTAATGGCGTAAATCCGGAAATCGCATCTATGTGGAAAAGCTTAACTAGCGATGACATTGACCAGCTCAAAAAGCTCTCGAATGTCGAACCTCAGGGACTGATTCAAGCATCGATGAATTTTTCTGAGGGGAGAATGGAAGAAAAGGGGGAACTTGACCATTATGTTGGCGTTGCTACAACCAAGGAATGCCCCGAAAATTTAACGAAACTAGATGTTCCTGCAGCAACATGGGCTGTATTCGAAGCCGTTGGACCATTTCCTGATACATTGCAAAATGTCTGGGGACGCATCTATTCTGAATGGTTCCCTACCGCTAATTATGAGTTGGCAAGAGGCCCGGAGATTTTATGGAATGAGAGTAAGGATATATCTTCACCCACCTTCAGAAGTGAGATTTGGATACCGGTTTTGAAAAAATAA
- a CDS encoding immunity 51 family protein, whose translation MDQQGGGMSVILNVGSYRSEVFEARADEGFEGNGYDWASLAAVFVNEYMPEWVDTIHFDPEADMFCAYSENSEAIKQFAVRFKQACEDETLIRDLFSRAELD comes from the coding sequence GTGGATCAGCAAGGTGGAGGCATGTCTGTCATTCTAAATGTGGGTAGCTACCGATCGGAAGTGTTTGAGGCCCGGGCAGACGAAGGATTTGAAGGCAACGGGTACGATTGGGCTTCTTTGGCGGCTGTGTTTGTGAACGAATATATGCCTGAATGGGTAGATACGATTCATTTTGACCCGGAAGCGGATATGTTCTGTGCTTATTCGGAGAATAGCGAAGCTATTAAGCAGTTCGCGGTGCGGTTCAAGCAGGCCTGTGAAGATGAGACGTTGATCCGGGATCTATTCTCCCGCGCGGAGCTCGATTGA
- a CDS encoding LytTR family transcriptional regulator DNA-binding domain-containing protein — translation MQFQPMYYDGELLLPMIELNMTLNQSVAIITDLKRKQLLMNQLVDHSQYYLFRAGQSEYMRLTVEELITFLIQVTERKERAALLMDYFVLKEERKVRVKDLSSSKRMYVTLLRVFFAHQPTLVLEEPYFYLEEQDRRQFKRILDDLSQEKQILILTSNLEDALISCDTIYRLNESGFHPLDIRDFEEDKQELQKQDETNITLQKISTKRNDKVILFNPPEIDFIESVEGSILVHVDGENYDCALTLTELEQRLLNFGFFRCHRSYIVNLQKVREIITWTKNSYSLRLNTGKDAVVPLSRSKLSELKALLNI, via the coding sequence ATGCAATTTCAACCAATGTATTATGACGGGGAATTATTACTACCGATGATTGAATTAAATATGACATTGAACCAATCGGTTGCCATTATAACGGACTTGAAGCGAAAGCAGCTTTTAATGAATCAATTAGTGGACCATTCTCAATATTATTTATTTCGGGCTGGGCAAAGCGAGTATATGCGTTTAACGGTGGAAGAGCTAATTACTTTTCTTATCCAAGTAACGGAGAGGAAAGAGCGTGCCGCTTTGTTAATGGATTATTTTGTTCTAAAAGAAGAACGGAAGGTGAGGGTCAAGGATCTAAGCTCATCGAAAAGGATGTATGTGACCTTGCTACGTGTTTTTTTTGCGCATCAGCCTACGCTTGTACTGGAGGAACCTTATTTTTACTTGGAAGAGCAGGATCGTCGTCAATTCAAACGGATTCTGGATGATCTTTCGCAAGAAAAGCAGATATTGATTTTAACTTCGAATTTAGAGGATGCCCTTATTTCCTGTGATACCATTTATCGGTTGAACGAGTCCGGATTTCATCCATTGGATATTCGGGACTTCGAAGAGGATAAGCAGGAATTACAGAAACAAGACGAGACCAATATAACCTTGCAGAAGATCTCAACCAAAAGAAATGACAAAGTAATTTTATTTAATCCGCCTGAAATCGATTTTATAGAAAGTGTAGAGGGTTCGATCCTTGTTCATGTGGATGGGGAAAATTATGACTGTGCTTTGACGTTGACCGAACTCGAGCAAAGATTGTTAAATTTCGGTTTTTTTAGGTGTCATCGGTCCTACATCGTTAATCTGCAAAAAGTAAGAGAGATTATTACATGGACGAAGAATAGCTACAGCTTGCGGTTAAATACAGGTAAAGATGCTGTGGTTCCGTTATCTCGTTCAAAATTGTCTGAATTAAAAGCACTTCTGAACATTTAA
- a CDS encoding YheC/YheD family protein, translated as MLIKRDKWLQYRILRKGSSLAGRLPETQLLKKNALTNMLLHYQSVVLKPRNGSYGRDILFIKRNGANAYRIHNEKKAFTMTDSDKLFKLFHKKNRGRGYIVQRRLQLAQIQHKPFDIRIMVQRQKSSSSTWNVTGSYAKVAAQGYLVTNVASRTIPVLEALKLARIGDRSLLVKAEQIALLAATQLGERYPKLRQVGFDIGIDRNCRIWIIEGNYQPDLRPFRLLKDSSMHRRILWYKKH; from the coding sequence ATGTTAATCAAAAGAGACAAATGGTTGCAATATCGCATCCTTCGCAAGGGTTCCTCTCTCGCCGGACGGCTGCCAGAGACACAGTTGCTTAAGAAGAACGCATTAACGAATATGCTGCTTCACTATCAAAGCGTCGTATTGAAACCTCGCAACGGGAGTTACGGAAGGGATATCCTGTTCATTAAACGAAACGGTGCAAACGCCTATCGTATTCATAACGAAAAGAAAGCTTTCACCATGACAGACAGCGATAAGTTATTTAAATTGTTCCATAAAAAAAACAGAGGTCGTGGATATATTGTCCAAAGGCGTCTGCAGCTTGCCCAAATTCAACACAAGCCATTCGACATTCGGATAATGGTTCAACGACAAAAGAGCTCTTCATCCACTTGGAACGTGACAGGCTCATACGCGAAAGTTGCGGCGCAAGGATATCTAGTCACGAATGTGGCTAGCCGCACCATTCCAGTCCTTGAGGCACTCAAATTAGCCCGAATCGGAGATCGGAGCTTGCTTGTCAAAGCGGAACAGATCGCATTATTGGCAGCCACACAACTGGGTGAGCGTTACCCAAAGCTTAGACAAGTCGGGTTCGATATAGGCATCGACAGGAACTGCCGGATTTGGATCATTGAAGGCAATTATCAACCGGACTTACGCCCATTCCGGCTCTTGAAAGATTCCTCAATGCATCGCAGAATATTATGGTATAAGAAACATTAG